A genomic region of Glycine max cultivar Williams 82 chromosome 15, Glycine_max_v4.0, whole genome shotgun sequence contains the following coding sequences:
- the LOC100793628 gene encoding 15.4 kDa class V heat shock protein yields MEFPHSLPWQYRIPSHLLFPYNSIPENYVHWTETPDSHIFSADIPGVRKEELRVEVEDSRYLIIRTQAVDESTEPARKFERKFRLPGRVDLDGISAGYEDGVLTITVPRSLRRGFYIDPADVPENLEVLARAA; encoded by the exons ATGGAGTTCCCACACTCCCTTCCCTGGCAATACCGCATCCCTTCTCACCTTCTCTTTCCCTACAATTCCATCCCTGAAAACTATGTTCATTGGACAGAAACCCCTGACTCTCACATATTCTCAGCTGACATCCCTG GTGTGAGGAAAGAGGAGCTGAGAGTTGAGGTTGAGGACTCAAGGTACCTCATAATCAGAACTCAAGCAGTGGATGAATCCACAGAACCAGCGAGGAAGTTTGAGAGGAAGTTTAGGCTGCCTGGGAGGGTTGATCTTGATGGCATCTCTGCAGGGTATGAAGATGGAGTTTTAACTATTACAGTTCCAAGATCACTTAGGAGAGGTTTCTACATTGACCCTGCTGATGTTCCTGAAAATTTGGAAGTTCTTGCAAGAGCTGCTTGA
- the LOC100792243 gene encoding zinc finger MYND domain-containing protein 15 produces the protein MDLHLKSLFNRFLEQFGSGPGLGPGSGTCMMKVDGIAPNFIKSIYKASAALYRAEPWKRLRPGHLFGVRVGKDSDWPGKKQPFPCVQFIGGDGGDVGFYMFRSENDAKKMTGSRETIHVPNVELLRVTYEVESLMFPSNRKMIKSLSLEASGSDRFPVIDVARCTPSGDLRFRNPNLEELRFVYAFMKAISLVHSLLQVDRESGPKYSTVVCFEPFIETVDVQWPPEVAKGGYDLVAVTVSHPPGQAYDEKSNSASAGSTPTKYVEPPREDIFNDTKAYSSTGLRQCAICEKEVNGEQSLCCGRCRAVVYCSSICQKQHWNDTHKSMCGLYKAMMEREEELAIMIFMFPCSADQPCKWLESLGVHQKGMWRRKCSCYSHCPFGLLPVKGGLQELWGGIDEFEYPHDSPFNNHFISSPFLLSGWSEYYNLRSLPLSSPVADILSHPLTVYHILTTLNISSKNLILKGKEVIVHYLGPEGELDWMPAFAEVGHLLNGLGNVQIVMVGPEVPTNLSGTTSGIGSRVRVNLVRGVYQVEASYLPTPHVVIALNSRLAIYSSWGGALDVIKSIGVPAFFTDQSEVSCVNAKQVLRNAGLHITHPVTPNPFRSPVKNLTASSNLPSYSNGFVFGVNT, from the coding sequence ATGGATTTGCATTTGAAGAGTTTGTTTAACAGATTTCTGGAGCAATTTGGGTCTGGTCCTGGTCTTGGCCCTGGATCTGGGACATGTATGATGAAAGTGGATGGCATTGCTCCAAATTTCATTAAATCTATATACAAAGCTTCTGCAGCTTTGTATAGAGCTGAGCCGTGGAAGAGGCTGCGTCCAGGGCACTTGTTTGGCGTCCGGGTTGGGAAAGATTCGGATTGGCCTGGCAAGAAACAACCTTTTCCATGTGTTCAGTTCATTGGAGGGGATGGAGGAGATGTTGGATTTTACATGTTTAGATCAGAGAATGATGCTAAGAAAATGACAGGGTCTAGAGAGACCATTCATGTTCCAAATGTTGAGCTTCTGAGGGTCACATATGAAGTGGAGTCTTTGATGTTCCCTTCTAACCGGAAGATGATCAAGTCTTTGTCATTGGAAGCATCAGGCTCAGATCGGTTTCCAGTTATTGATGTTGCACGATGCACGCCATCTGGTGATCTTCGATTTAGAAATCCAAACCTTGAAGAGCTTAGATTTGTCTATGCATTCATGAAGGCCATTTCCCTGGTGCACTCCTTACTTCAGGTTGACAGGGAAAGTGGTCCAAAGTATTCAACAGTGGTGTGTTTTGAACCTTTTATAGAGACTGTTGATGTTCAGTGGCCTCCAGAAGTAGCCAAGGGAGGTTATGACCTTGTTGCTGTTACTGTTTCCCACCCACCCGGTCAGGCATATGATGAAAAATCTAATAGTGCGAGTGCTGGCTCGACCCCCACCAAGTATGTAGAACCACCTAGGGAGGACATATTCAATGACACAAAAGCATACTCAAGTACTGGCTTGAGACAGTGTGCAATATGTGAGAAAGAAGTGAATGGAGAACAGTCTCTTTGTTGTGGCCGGTGTAGAGCAGTTGTTTATTGCAGTTCAATCTGCCAGAAACAACACTGGAATGACACACATAAAAGCATGTGTGGACTTTACAAGGCCATGATGGAGAGGGAAGAAGAGCTGGCTATAATGATTTTCATGTTCCCATGTTCTGCTGACCAGCCTTGTAAGTGGCTTGAATCATTAGGTGTCCACCAGAAGGGTATGTGGAGGAGAAAGTGCAGTTGCTATTCACACTGCCCTTTTGGTCTCCTTCCTGTGAAAGGTGGGCTGCAGGAACTATGGGGTGGAATTGATGAATTTGAATACCCTCATGATTCTCCATTTAATAACCATTTCATCTCAAGCCCATTTCTTCTCTCTGGTTGGTCTGAGTACTACAACCTTCGCTCACTTCCATTGTCAAGTCCTGTAGCCGACATTCTTTCACATCCATTGACCGTGTATCACATTCTTACCACCCTTAATATAAGTTCAAAGAACCTTATACTGAAAGGGAAAGAGGTGATTGTCCACTACCTTGGACCTGAAGGAGAGTTAGATTGGATGCCAGCATTCGCAGAAGTAGGACACTTGCTTAATGGATTAGGCAATGTACAAATAGTGATGGTGGGACCAGAAGTTCCAACAAATTTGTCAGGTACAACCTCAGGAATTGGTAGCAGAGTTAGAGTGAATCTTGTAAGGGGTGTTTATCAGGTGGAAGCCTCCTACCTACCTACTCCACATGTCGTCATTGCTCTGAATTCTAGATTAGCAATCTATTCTAGTTGGGGTGGAGCTCTTGATGTAATCAAATCAATTGGGGTGCCTGCCTTCTTCACTGATCAATCCGAAGTTTCGTGTGTAAATGCTAAACAAGTTCTTCGGAATGCTGGACTGCACATCACACATCCAGTAACTCCAAATCCTTTCCGGTCACCTGTGAAAAATCTCACAGCTTCTAGCAATCTTCCTTCATACAGCAATGGTTTTGTCTTTGGGGTGAATACTTGA